In Acetonema longum DSM 6540, the genomic stretch AAGAAAGACTGGATGCTTCCGTTGCGAATATCAAAACATATGTCGATGAACTGCACAGTGCTATAAAATAAATGGAACTGTTACCAAGTTTCTCGTTAGAGGCCGTAGCGGCCCTCTGTTGGTCATGAAACCGGCGGTTGAAAAACTGCGGTAAGAGCAATACAGCCACCCTCAGCCCGTTTTATGTACGGGGAGGGTGGCTTGTCTAAAAGTTCAGGTTCTGGAAATACATCGGCCCCCTCCCGATAGTAAACGGGAGAGGGCCGTATAACTATTTTCCCTGGCTTGCTTTGTTAAACTGATCCGCCAATTGGGCATGCATTCCTTTGAAAGTATGAATGAAGGCGCCCAAGGGGGTCAAGGTAGAGGTTGATGTTGAAAAAACAGCGGTGGCGGCTACGGAAGCGCTGTCGTTTGTGATATTATAGACAGTTTGCGTAAATATGATGTAGTAAGTGTTCTCTACTTCCTTCATTTTCACAGCGCCCACCTCGGAGACCACGGCCCAGCGGCAGCCAGCGGCGACGGCTGCTTCTCGCCAGTTAGTCCGGTCTTTGGCTATAACGGAATCCGGCAAGGCTTGCCGGTATTCATCCAGTAAGGCTTCTTGCATGTACCAGAAATCGGACGACAGGTCGGAGAGAAGATTGTTGGTAAGCGGGGTGATATAGACGCGTTCGTGATTTTGGTATTTGCCGCCGGGAAGGACAGGCTGCGGCATGCCGGCCTCAATAGCCAGACGGCGTTTGTCATAGTAGTTCTTTATCGCCGAATCAATATAACCGGCCAATTCATGCGCATCGTCCACCATATCCGGCGGTCGCCATAGAATTTCCCGGCCGAACTGCCGGTAGCCGCCGGCCAGAGTTTGCAGGACGCCGGTTACCTTATCGCCGGAATGGACGATCCGGGTGAGGGGAAGGATTGGCTCGTAATGAGCGGCAAAAGCCGCATTGCCTACGGCGGGGGCACCAAACGTGATGATCTCCAGCTGATCCGGGCTGACTCCCATGCTTAACAGCCGGGCCCCGGACAGGGTGGCGGCTGCGCCGCCGAGACTGTGGCCGGTCAGGAGCAGCTTGTAATTTCTGTCATTGCGGAGCAAGTCGGGAAAAGAAAGGTGAATCCGCTGGGGATTGCGCAGAACAGCCGACGGACCGGCCTGGACAAATTCGTTAAAGCCCTTGTGGACCTTCGGTTCCGTGGGGGGGAGTCTTCTTTTTTGCGGCATTGGCGGCGAATTCTTCGGGAGTGCTGCCGGCAAAATAGACTTTACCCACTCGTAGGTCGGTTTTAACGTCCCATTTATTCTCTGTGCCGACGATGGCTACCAGATAATAAGGAACACCCTCTCGCCGGGCAATCAGGTAACGAGCGCCATTACGTCCGTGAGCCTGGATGTAATGGTCAATTTGCCAGCCATTCTGTTCCAGGTAATAACTGGCCAGTTCGCCGAGTCGGCCACTATAGGCGGCAGCGCTGGCGCCGACCGACAGATAGATCCGGGCGGCTAACTCATAGTCTTCCTGGGGCCCGGCAGCGCCGCTGACCGGTGAACCGAGCAGCACGCTGACGGTCAGTAATAGCACCAGGATTTGTTTCAACGGATATCACCTTCTTTTGGCGGGATCAGACCATGTAAAATAATGTCCGAGAGTGCGGTCAATGCATCTGCATAGGTCATGTTGTTTTTTTCTAAAAATTGAAAGGAACATAAATCATCCAGTACGCTGATGATCAACTGCCTGAATACAGAGACGTTGACAGGGCGAAATGCGTGTTCTTCTATACCCTGCTGGATAAGCGCCATCAGCTTATCGAGACGTTCCTGGCGAAAATCTGATAGCTGCTTATAATGATCAGGATAATAATGTCGGAAATCATCGTGAATCGCACGATTGTAAACCGGCCCAAATACTTTTTGACTGATTTTCAGCAGACTTTGAATTTTTTCGGCAGTGGATAGTCGGGCATTCTTATAAATCTCATCTTCCTGTTCCTGAATAGTTTGGCTGCTCCTGTTTACCAGTTCCTGTATCAGATCGCTTTTTGCGGCAAAGTGATCATATAAAGTCGTTTTGCTGAGACTAAGCCGCTTGGCCAGGTCATTCATCGTGAACTTTACGCCTCGGGTTTTCAGTTCTTCGGCAGCGGCTAAGACAATGTGGTCACGCAAGAACATGTCACCTCAGTTGCTGTTGTACCAAAAAGACAAAAATGGTACAGAAATTTTAAGTTTATGATATCCTCCTTTTTAGTACGTGTCAATATTCTTTCCGCCCGGATAATGAGACCGTATATTTTAAGGCCGAAATTAAACAGAGGGTATAACCGAATAATTCGGTTCCTTCCTCCATCGCATTTTTTACGACCCGGAGGTATGATTCGTTTAATAGATTCTGCCATAGCAGCCCCATGCCCATCAAGCGGGAGAAAACGAAAACCGTCAGCAAGCCGCAAAGCATGATGTAATAGCTTTCGCTTTTGCAGAAATCCACGACTCCATCCAGTATATCCGGGTGCCGCCAGGCTAAAAAGATCATGTAAGAGACAATAGCCAGTACAAAGTAAAACCAGGAAATGTGGAGCTGATCCGTAATAAAATCCAGCTCCCGAATCACGGCACAGGAGAAAAAGCCGGCGATCAGAACCATGCCGTATTTGGTTCCGGGAACCGGATGATGCCGGGAAAGATAGATAAAAATGCCGGCAATCATAGTTAAAATACTTCCCTGAAGCAGTTCTGTCAGCGAGGTTTCCGTAATGGTATTTTTTAAAATCAAGACATCAATAAACGGCGCCTGTAAAATGATCGCGGCGCTCACGGCAAGCGCGACGAATTCCAGCAGTTTCCTTTTGAAAAACAGAAGGTTGCTGCGCGTGTCTGGCTTGATGCTGCACATATCCATTTTTTCGGCTGCCGTAATCTGAATCCGGTTACGCAAAATAATTCACCTCAAATTTCCGGTTAACATTCAACAGGTTATCCATTATTTAACAATTATGCTATTCCTTTTTTTTACATATGTCAACCGTGTTTGTATGTATAAAGGGATTTCGTAAGATGGAGAAATCTACAACTGTTCTCCTTTCTTCCTTAACCTGTTTTAAGTGGATCTGCCAATTAAACATGCATTTCCGGGGGGCATCTTTCACTGATCAGTGTGGCTTTGTACCGAAATGACAAAATCAGTACATAGAGTTTAAATTTATAATATCCTTTTTTTTACTGTCTGTCAATATACTGTCCGCGCAATCCAGACAGGTGGAGTTCCAGACTCACTGGCGGCGAAGCATTCTTCTTTCGCCGAACCTAGTCACATGCTATACTAGTAAAGTATCCATTCGTTTCGTTCAATCTAAATCAGATGCAAATTAGAAAGTACTTTTTAAGGAGCCACCAATATTGTGGATATATTTACAAAATTGCTGTACCTGTTTGCGGACCTGATCCTGCCTTTGGCTGTCGGATATTTATGCCGTTGCCGGGCCTGGTTTGATCAGGATATTTCCCGGCGGTTGGTCCGGACCAACATCTGGGGTTTTGTGCCGGTTTTAGCCATATTGACTTTGTGGGTGCTGCCGCTTAACTATTCATTGATCTGGCTGCCGGCTATCGGTGTTTTGCTTTGCATGATTCCGGGGATCGTTGCCTATTTTCGGGTAGAAAAGAAATTTCCCGATCCCCTGGACAAAGGAAGCTATGTTCTGAGCGCCATATTATCCAACACCACTACATTAGGCGGCCTGTGCGCTTATATCTTTTATGGGGAAACAGGCTTTGCGGCAGGGCAGATGGTTGTTATGCTGCAAAATGTGGTCATGTTTTCCTTTTGTTTTCCTCTGGCAGCGTACTATTATCAGAAAAGCATCGGCGGCCGTTTTGACGGGCAGTCCGTGTCAGCTATCTTCATCACCCCGAATCAGCTGCCGGTAGTGGGTACGATCGTTGGCCTTCTGCTGAACCTGTCCGGGATAGCCCGGCCGGCTTTGGCCGCGGCGGCAGTAGACCCTTTGGTGCATATCGGCGCCTGGACAGCCTTACTCCCCATAGGCTATTCTATCGATATCGCCGGTATGCGTAAATATTACAGCGAACTGTTGGATCTCTTGCCGGTTAAATTTATTGTGACGCCCCTGGCTGCCTATTTGTTAGCCAATGGATTGATTGCCAACGGGGACAAAGCAATTTTACATACCGTTGTTCTTCTTGCCGCCATGCCTACTGCTGTCAATACTGTAATTGCCGCACAGATGAACCAATTGAACGTTAACATAGCCATGGCTGCATTTGTTTTGACCACTGCCGTATTTGTCGGTCTGGGAATTCCTTTGCTATTTTTGTGGATCATGTAAGGGGTTCAATGCTCCGGAATTTTTAAACAAAAAAATGCAAAATTATTAATATGCAAAACTCGAGAGAGGAATTCTGAATAATTTGAAGAAAGGTTTTACTTTAGAATGCAGCTTAAAAACGACGAATTGATCTATATGCGATTAAAGAGGTATCGATCATGCCTTTATTCCTTTCTGACAGTGTCAAACAAGCTGTGCGCACATTGAGCAGCGGAAAAATCAGTTTAAAAATTTCTTTTTGGTATCTTGTGGCAAGTTCTTTGTGGATTTTGCTTTCCGACCAGGCGGTTGCTCTGTTGGATGTTGACATGCCTACCTTTATACGCATGAATACTT encodes the following:
- a CDS encoding lipase family protein; the encoded protein is MPQKRRLPPTEPKVHKGFNEFVQAGPSAVLRNPQRIHLSFPDLLRNDRNYKLLLTGHSLGGAAATLSGARLLSMGVSPDQLEIITFGAPAVGNAAFAAHYEPILPLTRIVHSGDKVTGVLQTLAGGYRQFGREILWRPPDMVDDAHELAGYIDSAIKNYYDKRRLAIEAGMPQPVLPGGKYQNHERVYITPLTNNLLSDLSSDFWYMQEALLDEYRQALPDSVIAKDRTNWREAAVAAGCRWAVVSEVGAVKMKEVENTYYIIFTQTVYNITNDSASVAATAVFSTSTSTLTPLGAFIHTFKGMHAQLADQFNKASQGK
- a CDS encoding TetR/AcrR family transcriptional regulator yields the protein MFLRDHIVLAAAEELKTRGVKFTMNDLAKRLSLSKTTLYDHFAAKSDLIQELVNRSSQTIQEQEDEIYKNARLSTAEKIQSLLKISQKVFGPVYNRAIHDDFRHYYPDHYKQLSDFRQERLDKLMALIQQGIEEHAFRPVNVSVFRQLIISVLDDLCSFQFLEKNNMTYADALTALSDIILHGLIPPKEGDIR
- a CDS encoding AEC family transporter; the protein is MDIFTKLLYLFADLILPLAVGYLCRCRAWFDQDISRRLVRTNIWGFVPVLAILTLWVLPLNYSLIWLPAIGVLLCMIPGIVAYFRVEKKFPDPLDKGSYVLSAILSNTTTLGGLCAYIFYGETGFAAGQMVVMLQNVVMFSFCFPLAAYYYQKSIGGRFDGQSVSAIFITPNQLPVVGTIVGLLLNLSGIARPALAAAAVDPLVHIGAWTALLPIGYSIDIAGMRKYYSELLDLLPVKFIVTPLAAYLLANGLIANGDKAILHTVVLLAAMPTAVNTVIAAQMNQLNVNIAMAAFVLTTAVFVGLGIPLLFLWIM